Genomic DNA from Flavobacterium sp. N502540:
TCAGAACCTCAGAACCTTTTTTCTAAAATGGATCCGCAGTCACTCTAAACTTCATTTCTGCTTTTACGGTTACATCTTTAGTAAGCGTTTCTTTCAAAGTAACTTTTGTTCTGATTTTGTACTTATCTGCTTTAATGTACTGGTCCAGTCTTGCATCGGTACAAATCAAATCGATGCTGTTGGTGGAGGCATTGATATTATCCTGATACGCAAGTTCGATCTCATCAGAATCTGTGGTAGAGATATACAAATGAACCGATTTTAAAAACGTAAATGTTTTATCGGTTGGATTTGTAATCATTAGTTTAAGCGATTTCAGTTTAACATCTTTTACTAAACTGGCTTTGGTTTTATTGTTCTCAAACTCGGCAGAAGAATTTGTAGTGACATCGGGAGTGATAATTTCCGAAGGCAAATTGATAGGAGAAGTACTCTTTATCTGAATAGAAGTTTCGTTTGAAATCGTAAAAGTCAATAAATTATCTACAGCATCACAAGAGCTTAAAAACAAAGACAAAAAGAGAGAAAGGGCAATTAATTTTGATTTCATAGTTAAATTTTAATTGGGTTTTTCGTTACGTACGAAATAAATTGGTTTTTGGATTTCATTTATTTTAGGTCCAAAGATGCAAAGGTTTGAAGGAACAAAGCAAATGTTTTTCTTAATTTTAGTAAACCTTTGAATCTTTGTTGCTTTGAGCCTTTGAGCCTCTAAAATCAGAACGTTGAAAAAAAATATTTATTTTTTCAGCGTTCTGATTTTTCAAATTCGAATATAAAAAGTACTTTTGCGCATGCAACACAACGTACTTATTTTAGATTTCGGATCGCAATATACTCAGCTTATTGCGCGTAGAGTTCGCGAATTAAATATATTCTGCGAAATTTTCCCTTACAATCACTTTCCTAGTGATTTATCACCTTATAAAGCCGTAATTTTGGGAGGAAGCCCTTTTTCTGTTCGTGCAGAAGATGCTCCACATCCTGATTTATCTCAAATTCGAGGCAAGCTTCCAATGTTAGCAGTTTGTTACGGAGCACAATACTTAGCTCATTTTAGTGGAGGTGAAGTAGCAGCTTCGAACACCAGAGAATATGGAAGAGCTAATTTGTCTTATATTAAAGAGAATGAAGTTTTCTTCAACGGAGTTTCTGAAAACAGCCAGGTTTGGATGAGCCATAGCGATAGTATCAAAGCTTTGCCAACTAATGCTGTAAAATTAGCAAGCACACATGATGTAGAATTTGCCGCTTATAAAATTGAAGGTGAAACTACTTATGCTATTCAGTACCATCCTGAAGTTTTTCACTCTACCGATGGGTCAAAAATGCTGAAAAACTTTTTAGTAGATATCGCTGATGTTCCTCAAAACTTTACACCAGGAGCTTTCGTAGAAGAAATGGTGGGAGAATTAAAAGAGAAATTAGGAAATGATAAAGTGGTTTTAGGATTGTCAGGAGGAGTAGATTCTACTGTTGCTGCAGTGCTGTTAAACAAAGCAATTGGGCAAAATTTATATTGCGTTTTTGTTAATAATGGACTTTTGCGTAAAAATGAATTCGAAAATGTATTGAATCAATACAAAGGAATGGGATTGAACGTAAAAGGAGTAGATGCAGGCGATCGTTTTCTGTCAGAATTAGCAGGAATCAGTGATCCTGAAACCAAACGTAAAACAATTGGCCGTGTATTTATCGAAGTTTTTGATGATGAATCACACTTAATCGAAGATGTAAAATGGCTGGCACAGGGAACTATTTATCCTGATGTAATTGAGTCAGTTTCGGTAAAAGGACCATCGGCAACCATTAAATCGCATCATAATGTGGGTGGATTGCCAGATTATATGAAATTACAGATTGTAGAGCCGCTTCGAATGCTGTTCAAAGACGAAGTTCGAAGAGTAGGAGCTACTTTAGGAATAGATCCTGAATTATTAGGAAGACACCCTTTCCCGGGACCAGGATTATCCATTAGAATTTTAGGAGATATTACTCCGG
This window encodes:
- the guaA gene encoding glutamine-hydrolyzing GMP synthase, which gives rise to MQHNVLILDFGSQYTQLIARRVRELNIFCEIFPYNHFPSDLSPYKAVILGGSPFSVRAEDAPHPDLSQIRGKLPMLAVCYGAQYLAHFSGGEVAASNTREYGRANLSYIKENEVFFNGVSENSQVWMSHSDSIKALPTNAVKLASTHDVEFAAYKIEGETTYAIQYHPEVFHSTDGSKMLKNFLVDIADVPQNFTPGAFVEEMVGELKEKLGNDKVVLGLSGGVDSTVAAVLLNKAIGQNLYCVFVNNGLLRKNEFENVLNQYKGMGLNVKGVDAGDRFLSELAGISDPETKRKTIGRVFIEVFDDESHLIEDVKWLAQGTIYPDVIESVSVKGPSATIKSHHNVGGLPDYMKLQIVEPLRMLFKDEVRRVGATLGIDPELLGRHPFPGPGLSIRILGDITPEKVQILQDVDAVFIDGLKSWGLYDKVWQAGAILLPVNSVGVMGDERTYEKVVALRAVESTDGMTADWVHLPYDFLMKVSNDIINKVKGVNRVVYDISSKPPATIEWE